TTTCAGGCCGTCCCAGAAGGAAATTCCCTGCCATGAACCGCGTTGTTTCGTTTCTGCTCACCATGACCGTGCTGGCGGTATTGTTCGCCTTCACCGGCATTGTGGGCGTGTATTTGTGGGCCTCGCACGATCTGCCCTCGTTCACCCGGCTCACGGACTACAATCCGCCCCTCACCACCACGGTGTACACCCGTCAGGGCGACGTGATGGGCTATTTCTACCGCGAAAAGCGCTTCCTGGTGCAGCTGACGGATTGCCCGGTGCATTTGCCGCGGGCCTTTCTGGCTGCCGAGGATCAGAGCTTCTACCAGCACCCTGGCGTGGATCTTTCGGCCATCCTGCGGGCCATGGTCCGCAACCTCATGGCCGGGGAGATCCGCCAGGGCGGCTCCACCATCACTCAGCAGGTCATCAAGCAGCTGGTGCTCTCGCCGGAAAAGAGCTTCGAGCGCAAGATCAAGGAAGCCATCATCGCGTATCGGATGGAAAAATACCTCAGCAAGGACGACCTGCTGACCATCTACATGAACCACATCTACCTGGGCGCAGGCGCCTACGGGGTGGAGGCCGCAGCCCGGGCCTACTTCGGCAAGCATGTGGGCGAGCTGACCCTGGCGGAATCCGCGGTCATCGCCGGCCTGCCCAAGGCCCCCTCGGAGTATGACCCGCACCGCAACCCGGAAAAGACCCGCGTCCGCCAGGAATACGTGCTGGGCCGGCTGCTGGAGCTGGGCTGGGTGACCCAGGCCGAATACGACGAGGCCATGGCACAACCCCTCAACTACCGCCGCATGGAGGACCCGTCCTGGAAGGTGGGGCCGTACTATCTGGAGGAAGTCCGCCGCTGGCTGGTGGAATCCCTGTCCCAGAAGAATCTGGCCACCCAGGGTGTGGCGCTGCCCAAATACGGCGAAGACGCCGTGTACGAGCTGGGCCTGCAGGTGGTGGTGGGCATGGACATGACCCACCAGCGCGCTGCCGAAGCCGCCCTCACGCGCGGTCTGGAGGCCGCCTCCCGTCGCCAGGGCTGGCAGGGACCGATCAAGCAGATCCCGCCTGCAGAGTTCGAGGCCTTTCTGGCCGGCCAACGCATCAAGCCCGAATCCCTGACGGATGGGGCCTGGGTGCAGGCCCTGGTGACCAAGGTGAATGCCGAGGGGGCCACGGTGCGCGTGGGGCCGTATCAGGGTCGCATCGCCCTCAAGACCATGAGCTGGTGCCGCAAGCCCAATCCGGCCGTCAACTTCGAGGCGGTGGCGCCGCCCAAGGATGCGGCGCGCATCCTGGCCGTGGGCGACGTGGTCTGGGCGTCCGTCATCGATCCCCGTCTGCCGGCCCGGCCGGTGGAAATGCACCTGGACGGCCCGGCCCTGTCCCGGCCCGGCAGCGCCGGCACCGCGCCTGCCGCCACTCCGGTGGATCCCTCCCAAGGCCTGACCCTGGCCCTGGAGCAAAAGCCCAACGTGCAGGGGGCGCTGGTGTCCCTGGAGCCGGGCAACGGCGAGGTCCGGGCCCTGGCGGGCGGCTATTCCTTCGAGGACAGCCAGTTCAACCGCGCCACCCAGGCCCAGCGGCAGCCGGGCTCGTCCTTCAAGCCGGTGGTCTATTCCGCAGCCCTGGACAACGGCTTCACCCCGGCCTCGATCATCATGGATTCGCCGGCAGAATACCGCTTCGGCAACCAGGTCTGGCGGCCGGGCAATTTTGAGGGCAAGTTCTTCGGCCCCACCCTGCTGCGCACGGCCCTGGTCAAGTCCCGCAATCTGGTGACCATCCGCGTGGCCGAACGCATCGGCATCGATACGGTCATCAAACGCGCCAAGGCCCTGGGCCTGGAGGCGGACTTCCCGAAAAACCTCGCCGTCTCCCTGGGTGCGGTGGCCGTGCGGCCCATCAACCTCTGCCAGGCGTACACCGCCTTTGCCCGGCCAGACGGCGCCACCATCGCCCCCCGGCTGGTGCTGGTGGTGCGCGATGCCTGGGGCCAGAACATCCTGCTGCCGCAACCCGTTGTGACCCCTGCAATCTCTCCGGAAAATGCCTACCTCATGGCCTCCATGCTCAAGGACGTGGTCCAGTACGGCACCGGCCGCAAGGCCACCACGCTGGGCCGGCCCATCGCCGGCAAGACCGGCACGGCCAACGACGAGCAGGATGCCTGGTTCGTGGGTTTCTCGCCGTCGCTGCTCACCGGGGTCTGGGTGGGGATGGATCAGGTGACGCCCATGGGCAAACTGGAGACCGGCGGCCGCGCCGCATTGCCCATCTTCGTCTCCTACCGGCAGGTGGTGGAAAAGCAGTACCCGGTCACGGACTTTCCCATGCCCCAGGGGGTACTCCTGGCCAGTGTGTCCGAAACCACGGGCCTGCCCGTGCCCAACACCGCCCCGGACAGCCTGATCCTGCCCTTCATGGCCGGCACCGAGCCGCAGGCCACAGACATGCTGACGGAGGAGGCATACTTCTCCCCGGATCAGGAAAACGCCAGCGCGCCGGGTACACCGGGCACCCCGGGCGAGACGGGCCGGCCCAAATCCACCGGCGAGGAGCTGTTCAAGCAGTTGTTTTAGCGCATTCTCATTTTGAAATAAGTCGTTGCGAGAGGGGAAACCTTTTTGCAAAAGGTTCTCCCCTCTCGCGCTCTCCCCTTCCAAAANCCTTTCTACAGAAAGGGGTTCCCCCAGGAACTCTTCTCAAAGATAACATGCTCTAGTGATCATACTGCTTGGCGTATTCGGCGTCGTTGTACAGCCCTTCGCCATGCAGGTCCTTGCCGTAGCTGGCGATGATGGCCTGCCCTTCGGGGGAGGCGACAAAGGCGATGAACTGGGCGGCCGTATCGGCGCCGGGGGTGGCGCCCGAGGGCTGGGCCAGGGCGTGATAGGTGTTCACCAGGAACACATCGCCCCGGAACAGGATGGTCAGGGCCGGCATGTTCTTCTGTTCCGCCGCCCAGGTGCTGGAATCGGTCATGAAGTAGCCGCCTTCGTCATTGGCCCGCTTGAGGGTGGCGGTCATAAAGTCCTTGGTCACGATGTACCAGTCTCCGGCGGGCGTCACGCCGGCGTTCTTCCAGGCGTCCAGCTCCTTTTTGTGGGTGCCGGAATTGTCCCCGCGGGAGAAAAATTTGGCCTTGGCCGCGGCGATTTTCTGATAGGCCTCGGCCGCGGTTTTGGCCGACTTGATGCCTGCCGGGTCCGCTGCCGGGCCGACAATGTAGAATTCGTTGGAGCCGATGAGGGTGCGCAGTCGGGCCCAGCCCTCTGCCACGGCGTTCTTTTCGGCGGCAGGTGCATGCACCATGATCATATCCACCTGCTTTTCCTTGAGCAGCTTCAGGGATTCGCCCGAGCCGGCCTTGACCCACTGCATGGAGGCGTCATGCTTGGCGGCGAAGCTCTCGGCCAACACCTTCAGCAGGCCCAGTTCGCCGGGGCTGCCTGTGGCCAGGGAAAAGACGTGCGTGCCTGTGCCGTAAGTGGCGGCAGGTTCAACCGCCAACGCCAGGCCGGGAAGGGCCAGGGCGACGACGAGCATCACGAAGCGAATCAGCAGGCTGGCAGGCTGACAGGGACGGGCCATGGTGCGCTCCTTTGTTGCGTTCTGCATTGGTTATGCAAAAATTAACATATACCAATAGAAGCATAGATCGTGTCAAGCCCGGCGCGTGTTGCGGGCGGGGCGGGCGTCCCTGGTTTCGGCCTCCAGCACTTCCCTGAGGGCGGGATACAGGGTCATGCCCGGGTGATTGAACCGGAATTCCGTTTCCTTGAGATGCAGCAGCAGGGTGTGCGCCTGCAGCCCGCGGAATTTCTCCAGCCGGACCATGGCGAACTGGAGGAACCGGGTCATGCGCTGGGCCGGCGTCTCCCGGGCCAGGGACGTCGGCTCGCCGCAGGACCAGGCCGTGAGCATGGAGAGGTCCAGCACCACCAGTTCCTGCCGGCAGGCATGCGGGCAGCGCGCGCCCTTGCAGTGCGTCTCCAGCCAGAACCGGCTGTGTCGGATGAGGCGCAGGGCGTCGGCCTCGCGCTCGGGGATCAGATCCACCACAATGCCGCCCCCTGCGGGCAGCTGCCCCCACAGGGCCGGCGGCTCGTGCCGCAGGGCGCGGGCGCTGCCTTTGACCAGACCCGCCTGAAAAAAGGCGTCGCCCAGCTCGAAGCGTTTGAGCAGCGGGGCATGCAGACGGCAATAGCCTGCAATGCTGCGCCGCAAGGCCTGCAGGTGCGTGTTCACGGTGTTGCGGGAGCAGCCCATGCTCCGGGCAATGGCAGTGGCGTCCAGATCCAGGGCGAACAGGCTCACCAACTGCATCCACCGTTTCTGGCCCAGCTTGGACCGTCCGTCGGCACCGACCATCATGCCTTTTCCATACTTTTTTTTCGCGACACGATTGGGAAACAATTCGTGACAGTTGTGCACGTCTGCCGGGCAGGTTCCTTGTCATGACCGGGTGGCAGGGCCATCCAGAAGTATGCTTTAGCAAGCATACATTGAGGACGGGATAGCATCCTGCCTGCACAGGAGGCAAGGACGCTTCCACGCATGAACTGCATGTGACAAGAAACGAAGGGTGGATTGTCATGAAAGTCATCGATGTCGCCGACGCCGTAGGCAGCGTGCTGTGCCACGACATCACACGCATCATCCCCGGCGAGTTCAAGGGCCGGGCCTTCAGGCGGGGGCATGTGGTCCGCCCTGAGGACATTCCCACGCTGCTCAACCTGGGCAAGGAACATCTCTACGTGTACGATCTGGCCGAAGGCTACGTGCACGAGGACGACGCCGCCCACCGCATGGCGCTGGCCCTGGCCCAGGACACGGACGCCTCGAACCTTACCCTGACCGCGCCCTGCGAAGGCCGTATCAATCTGGTGGCAGCCTGCGACGGCCTGCTGCAGGTGGATGTGGACGGCCTGTTCGACATCAATTCCGAAGAACAACTGGTGGTGGCCACGGCCCACACCGGCCAGGCCGTGCAGACCGGCCGCATGGTGGCCGGGTGCCGCGTGGTGCCGCTGGCCGTGCGGCGGGAAAAACTGGAGCGCATGGAAGCCCTGTGCGCGGCGCGGGGGGCCACGGTCTCGGTGCTGCCGTTCCGGCCGCTCAAGGTGGGCGTGGTGACCACGGGCAGCGAGGTCTACCACGGCCGCATCAAGGACAAATTCGGCCCCATTCTCAAGCGCAAGTTCTCGGCGCTCAACTGCACCGTGATGGGGCAGACCATTGTTTCCGACGACAAAGCCATGGCCGTGTCCGCCATCCGGGCCTTTCTGGACCAGGGCGCGGAGATGGTGGCCGTGACCGGCGGCATGAGCGTGGACCCCGACGACCAGACGCCGGC
This sequence is a window from Megalodesulfovibrio gigas DSM 1382 = ATCC 19364. Protein-coding genes within it:
- a CDS encoding penicillin-binding protein 1A, producing the protein MNRVVSFLLTMTVLAVLFAFTGIVGVYLWASHDLPSFTRLTDYNPPLTTTVYTRQGDVMGYFYREKRFLVQLTDCPVHLPRAFLAAEDQSFYQHPGVDLSAILRAMVRNLMAGEIRQGGSTITQQVIKQLVLSPEKSFERKIKEAIIAYRMEKYLSKDDLLTIYMNHIYLGAGAYGVEAAARAYFGKHVGELTLAESAVIAGLPKAPSEYDPHRNPEKTRVRQEYVLGRLLELGWVTQAEYDEAMAQPLNYRRMEDPSWKVGPYYLEEVRRWLVESLSQKNLATQGVALPKYGEDAVYELGLQVVVGMDMTHQRAAEAALTRGLEAASRRQGWQGPIKQIPPAEFEAFLAGQRIKPESLTDGAWVQALVTKVNAEGATVRVGPYQGRIALKTMSWCRKPNPAVNFEAVAPPKDAARILAVGDVVWASVIDPRLPARPVEMHLDGPALSRPGSAGTAPAATPVDPSQGLTLALEQKPNVQGALVSLEPGNGEVRALAGGYSFEDSQFNRATQAQRQPGSSFKPVVYSAALDNGFTPASIIMDSPAEYRFGNQVWRPGNFEGKFFGPTLLRTALVKSRNLVTIRVAERIGIDTVIKRAKALGLEADFPKNLAVSLGAVAVRPINLCQAYTAFARPDGATIAPRLVLVVRDAWGQNILLPQPVVTPAISPENAYLMASMLKDVVQYGTGRKATTLGRPIAGKTGTANDEQDAWFVGFSPSLLTGVWVGMDQVTPMGKLETGGRAALPIFVSYRQVVEKQYPVTDFPMPQGVLLASVSETTGLPVPNTAPDSLILPFMAGTEPQATDMLTEEAYFSPDQENASAPGTPGTPGETGRPKSTGEELFKQLF
- a CDS encoding substrate-binding domain-containing protein, whose protein sequence is MLVVALALPGLALAVEPAATYGTGTHVFSLATGSPGELGLLKVLAESFAAKHDASMQWVKAGSGESLKLLKEKQVDMIMVHAPAAEKNAVAEGWARLRTLIGSNEFYIVGPAADPAGIKSAKTAAEAYQKIAAAKAKFFSRGDNSGTHKKELDAWKNAGVTPAGDWYIVTKDFMTATLKRANDEGGYFMTDSSTWAAEQKNMPALTILFRGDVFLVNTYHALAQPSGATPGADTAAQFIAFVASPEGQAIIASYGKDLHGEGLYNDAEYAKQYDH
- a CDS encoding molybdopterin-binding protein encodes the protein MKVIDVADAVGSVLCHDITRIIPGEFKGRAFRRGHVVRPEDIPTLLNLGKEHLYVYDLAEGYVHEDDAAHRMALALAQDTDASNLTLTAPCEGRINLVAACDGLLQVDVDGLFDINSEEQLVVATAHTGQAVQTGRMVAGCRVVPLAVRREKLERMEALCAARGATVSVLPFRPLKVGVVTTGSEVYHGRIKDKFGPILKRKFSALNCTVMGQTIVSDDKAMAVSAIRAFLDQGAEMVAVTGGMSVDPDDQTPAAIRALGGEIVTYGAPTFPGAMFMLAYVEGVPVVGLPGCVMYAQASVFDLVTPRLVAGLHVTRKDIVAMGHGGLCMNCPECRHPVCPFGK